One part of the [Synechococcus] sp. NIES-970 genome encodes these proteins:
- the eno gene encoding 2-phosphopyruvate hydratase — MLDKSEAIIEAIDAREILDSRGRPTVEAEVRLESGAVGLAQVPSGASTGSFEAHELRDDDKARYGGKGVLKAVRNAKEKIAPELTGEDALDQAAIDYAMIARDGSDNKSNLGANAILAVSLATAKAAAAELALPLYRYLGGPLANVLPVPLMNVINGGAHAANNVDFQEFMIVPVGADSFKEALRWGAEVFAALSQVLDSKGLLTGVGDEGGFAPNLGSNEEALEILVDSIKAAGYEPGKQVALALDIAASEFYKDGQYTYDGAAHSPAEFIDYLANLVEKYPIVSIEDGLHEDDWASWTALTEKIGNKVQLVGDDLFVTNKVRLQKGIEQKAGNAVLIKLNQIGTLTETLETIDLATRNGYQSVISHRSGETEDTTIADLAVATRAGQIKTGSLCRSERVAKYNRLLRIEDELGDRAVYAPKVGLGPQF, encoded by the coding sequence ATGCTGGATAAATCCGAAGCAATTATCGAAGCAATCGATGCTAGAGAAATTTTAGATTCCAGAGGTCGTCCCACCGTCGAAGCAGAAGTGCGCCTAGAAAGTGGTGCTGTGGGCCTCGCCCAGGTTCCTAGTGGTGCTTCGACAGGTAGTTTTGAAGCCCATGAACTACGGGATGATGACAAAGCCCGCTATGGCGGAAAAGGAGTACTAAAAGCAGTCCGGAATGCGAAGGAAAAAATTGCGCCGGAACTGACAGGGGAAGATGCCTTAGATCAAGCGGCGATCGACTATGCCATGATTGCCCGGGATGGCTCTGACAACAAGTCTAATCTGGGGGCTAACGCGATTTTGGCGGTTTCTTTGGCCACCGCCAAAGCAGCAGCGGCTGAACTTGCCTTACCTCTATATCGTTACCTTGGTGGCCCCTTAGCAAATGTTCTCCCCGTCCCGCTGATGAACGTGATCAACGGTGGGGCTCACGCGGCAAACAATGTTGATTTCCAAGAATTTATGATCGTACCTGTGGGAGCAGATTCTTTTAAAGAAGCGCTCCGCTGGGGGGCAGAGGTTTTTGCTGCCCTCAGCCAAGTCCTCGACAGTAAGGGTCTATTGACAGGGGTCGGTGATGAAGGGGGGTTTGCCCCGAACCTCGGCTCTAATGAAGAGGCCCTGGAAATTCTTGTAGACTCCATCAAAGCAGCTGGTTATGAACCCGGCAAGCAGGTGGCCCTCGCCCTCGACATTGCGGCCAGTGAGTTCTACAAAGATGGTCAATATACTTATGACGGTGCGGCCCACTCCCCCGCTGAGTTTATTGATTACCTAGCGAATCTCGTGGAGAAATATCCCATTGTTTCCATTGAAGATGGTCTCCATGAAGATGATTGGGCTAGCTGGACTGCTTTGACTGAAAAAATTGGGAACAAGGTGCAGCTGGTCGGGGATGATTTGTTTGTTACGAATAAAGTGCGTCTCCAAAAGGGTATTGAGCAGAAAGCTGGCAATGCAGTCTTGATCAAACTCAATCAAATTGGCACGCTCACCGAAACCCTCGAAACTATCGATTTGGCAACTCGCAATGGCTACCAATCGGTAATTAGTCACCGCTCTGGGGAAACAGAGGACACGACGATCGCCGATCTCGCCGTTGCCACTCGCGCGGGTCAAATTAAGACGGGTTCTCTCTGCCGTAGTGAGCGAGTCGCAAAATATAATCGCCTCCTCCGCATTGAGGATGAACTAGGCGATCGCGCGGTTTATGCCCCGAAAGTGGGTCTTGGCCCCCAGTTCTAG
- the recA gene encoding recA protein (recombinase A): MSAITNNPDKEKALNLVLSQIERNFGKGAIMRLGDAAQMRVETIPSGALTLDQAMGGGFPRGRIIEIYGPESSGKTTVALHAIAEIQKAGGVAAFIDAEHALDPTYSAALGVDIENLLVAQPDNGESALEIADQLVRSSAVDLIVIDSVAALVPRAEIEGEMGDVQVGLQARLMSKALRKIAGNMGRSGCTVIFLNQLRQKIGISYGNPEVTTGGTALKFYASVRLDIRRVQTLKKGSEGEFGIRSKVKVAKNKVAPPFRIAEFDIIFGKGISSVGCMLDLAEQTGIVNRKGAWYSYEGENIAQGRDNAVKYFEDNPDLAAIVTQKVRENLDISAMSFGDDQNNATEEELGEE; the protein is encoded by the coding sequence ATGTCAGCCATCACCAATAATCCCGACAAAGAAAAAGCCCTAAATCTCGTCCTGAGTCAAATCGAACGTAACTTCGGTAAAGGGGCGATTATGCGGTTGGGAGATGCCGCCCAGATGCGGGTAGAAACCATTCCCAGTGGTGCTCTCACCCTAGACCAAGCGATGGGAGGTGGGTTTCCCCGGGGGAGAATTATTGAAATCTATGGCCCTGAAAGTTCTGGTAAAACCACCGTCGCCCTCCATGCGATCGCCGAAATCCAAAAAGCCGGGGGTGTCGCTGCTTTTATCGATGCAGAACATGCCCTCGATCCCACCTATTCAGCCGCTTTGGGAGTCGATATCGAAAACCTTTTAGTCGCCCAACCCGATAACGGTGAATCTGCCCTTGAAATTGCCGATCAACTGGTGCGCTCCTCGGCAGTGGACCTTATTGTTATTGACTCCGTAGCCGCCCTCGTGCCCCGGGCAGAAATCGAAGGGGAAATGGGCGATGTTCAGGTAGGCCTCCAAGCGCGCCTAATGAGTAAAGCCCTACGGAAAATTGCCGGGAATATGGGCCGTTCTGGTTGTACGGTGATTTTCCTGAACCAGTTGCGGCAAAAAATCGGCATCAGCTACGGTAATCCTGAGGTGACCACCGGGGGAACCGCCCTCAAATTCTATGCTTCGGTACGCCTTGATATCCGGCGGGTCCAGACGCTGAAAAAAGGCAGTGAAGGAGAATTTGGCATCCGCTCTAAAGTCAAAGTGGCCAAAAATAAAGTAGCGCCTCCGTTCCGGATTGCAGAATTTGACATCATCTTTGGCAAGGGAATTTCTAGCGTTGGCTGTATGCTCGATCTGGCAGAACAGACGGGTATTGTGAACCGTAAGGGGGCTTGGTATAGCTACGAAGGTGAAAATATTGCCCAGGGCCGAGATAATGCGGTGAAATATTTCGAAGATAATCCGGATTTGGCCGCAATTGTCACCCAAAAAGTGCGGGAAAACCTCGATATTAGTGCCATGAGCTTTGGAGATGATCAAAACAACGCGACCGAAGAAGAATTGGGCGAAGAATAA
- a CDS encoding hypothetical protein (conserved hypothetical protein, TPR domain), which translates to MGIPFSRWLVGCGMAIALGVFTPQVTWANAQQLNAFLEQGNEQLKNQNFAQAVQSYRQALNLKQDDARIYGALGYALAQLENYQEAAIAYQRATELEGNNAEFFNALGFSLGQSGDYRRAISAYQRANQLEPNNLSHSLGLATVQFRLGDFAEALVAYRKVLEKDASNAIALQNSLHSLLQLGRNQEAAALFPDLLRQRPNDAELRIQAAVTWFGLNDSSQAIALLEEARQLRMRDAEFQIRIGKMYELQNLLPQAITAYEQASFVDTQSIEALKLLGSAAMKAQDYINAIMAYRALTELVPTDPGAFYNFAVALQRRNRSREALTALETALNLYQTRGDRQGVSSAEALIAEINS; encoded by the coding sequence ATGGGTATTCCTTTCTCTCGTTGGTTAGTCGGCTGTGGTATGGCGATCGCCCTCGGTGTTTTCACCCCCCAAGTCACCTGGGCCAATGCGCAGCAGCTCAATGCTTTCCTCGAACAGGGAAATGAACAGCTCAAAAATCAGAATTTTGCCCAAGCCGTCCAAAGCTATCGCCAAGCTTTGAACCTCAAGCAGGATGATGCACGGATTTATGGGGCCCTCGGCTATGCCCTTGCTCAACTGGAAAACTATCAAGAAGCGGCGATCGCCTACCAACGGGCAACGGAACTCGAGGGTAACAACGCAGAATTTTTTAATGCCCTTGGGTTTAGCCTCGGTCAAAGTGGTGACTACCGCCGTGCCATCTCTGCTTACCAACGGGCGAACCAACTGGAGCCGAACAATCTTTCCCACAGCCTCGGTTTAGCGACGGTGCAGTTTCGCTTAGGAGATTTTGCAGAAGCGCTCGTGGCCTACCGGAAAGTGCTCGAAAAAGATGCAAGCAATGCGATCGCCCTCCAAAATAGTCTCCATAGTCTCTTGCAATTGGGGCGCAACCAAGAAGCGGCGGCCCTCTTCCCGGATCTTTTGCGCCAACGGCCCAATGATGCTGAACTACGGATTCAAGCGGCAGTGACCTGGTTTGGTCTAAATGATTCTAGCCAGGCGATCGCCCTCCTCGAAGAAGCACGGCAACTGCGGATGCGGGATGCAGAATTCCAGATCCGGATTGGCAAAATGTATGAATTGCAAAATTTGCTGCCCCAGGCGATCACCGCCTATGAGCAAGCCAGCTTTGTCGATACCCAATCCATTGAAGCCCTAAAACTGCTCGGTTCAGCGGCCATGAAAGCCCAGGACTACATCAATGCGATCATGGCCTACCGTGCCCTGACGGAATTAGTCCCCACGGATCCCGGTGCATTTTATAATTTCGCCGTTGCTCTCCAGCGTCGTAACCGTTCCCGCGAAGCCCTCACTGCTCTCGAAACCGCCCTTAACCTCTACCAAACCCGGGGCGATCGCCAAGGTGTCAGCAGTGCTGAAGCCCTAATCGCCGAAATTAATAGTTAG
- a CDS encoding oxidoreductase aldo/keto reductase family protein, whose product MRYRRFGKTGRQLSIFSLGTMRALDSPETMAATLEQAVSLGINHIETAPSYGASEQFLGQSLQVLNRPRSDLFLTSKLLPKGNAADIQRTLEASLTQLKTDYLDGLAIHGINTPAHLQWFLDIGLPALKPLQEQGYFRHLGFSTHGPLDLILQTINTGHFEFINLHYYYFFQRNAEAIAQAFAQDLGIFIISPGDKGGQLFTPPETLKKLCAPFSPLELTYRFLLGDRRITTLSFGAANPAELAPLLALADQDYPLTSAEQKKFTALAQHQSQQLQTTECHQCYDCLPCPEAIAIPEILRLRNLAIAYDMQSYGEYRYQMLENAGHWFPGKKGNACTECGDCLPRCPNQLNIPQLLQDTHQRLNGKPRRRLWEN is encoded by the coding sequence ATGCGCTATCGACGGTTCGGGAAAACAGGGCGGCAACTCTCCATTTTTTCCCTAGGGACAATGCGCGCCCTTGACAGTCCCGAAACGATGGCAGCAACCTTGGAGCAGGCTGTTTCCTTAGGGATTAACCACATTGAAACAGCCCCTAGCTATGGCGCGAGCGAACAATTTTTGGGCCAGAGTTTACAGGTTTTGAACCGGCCCCGGTCTGACTTGTTTCTCACCAGCAAGCTCCTCCCTAAGGGAAATGCCGCCGATATTCAACGCACCCTAGAGGCATCTCTAACCCAACTCAAAACTGACTATTTAGATGGCTTGGCGATCCATGGCATTAATACCCCAGCCCATCTCCAGTGGTTCTTAGACATTGGCCTTCCTGCCCTGAAACCATTACAAGAGCAGGGCTATTTCCGTCATCTAGGCTTTTCCACCCATGGCCCCCTTGATCTCATTTTACAAACGATCAATACGGGTCATTTTGAATTTATCAACCTCCATTACTACTATTTTTTTCAACGTAATGCTGAGGCGATCGCCCAAGCTTTTGCCCAGGATCTGGGGATTTTTATTATTTCACCGGGGGACAAAGGGGGTCAGCTGTTTACCCCCCCTGAAACTTTAAAAAAACTGTGCGCTCCCTTTAGCCCTCTGGAACTGACCTACCGTTTTCTCTTAGGCGATCGCCGGATTACAACCCTCAGCTTTGGGGCGGCCAATCCGGCGGAATTGGCCCCCCTGCTGGCCCTAGCTGATCAAGACTATCCTCTGACGTCGGCAGAACAGAAAAAATTCACTGCCTTGGCCCAACACCAAAGCCAGCAACTCCAGACCACGGAATGCCACCAATGTTATGACTGTTTGCCCTGCCCCGAGGCGATCGCAATCCCTGAAATTCTGCGTCTGAGAAATTTGGCGATCGCCTACGATATGCAAAGCTATGGGGAATATCGCTACCAAATGCTCGAAAATGCAGGCCATTGGTTCCCCGGTAAAAAAGGGAATGCCTGCACGGAATGCGGCGATTGTCTGCCCCGTTGTCCCAATCAACTCAACATCCCTCAACTGCTCCAAGACACCCATCAGCGCTTAAACGGCAAGCCCCGCCGCCGCCTCTGGGAAAATTAA
- a CDS encoding nucleotide binding protein PINc, with product MIILLLELIEEINEVLSHQKFTKYIFRKEREKFSDNFIGQGILIKIVDIIQECRDPKDDKILELAISGRANFIISGDKYLLILNPFWSIQIQSVEQFLQNIDYDSP from the coding sequence ATGATAATATTATTATTAGAACTAATCGAAGAAATCAATGAAGTTCTCAGTCATCAAAAATTCACAAAATATATCTTTAGAAAAGAAAGAGAAAAATTTTCAGATAATTTTATAGGCCAAGGAATACTAATTAAAATAGTCGATATTATCCAAGAGTGCCGCGATCCCAAAGATGACAAAATTTTAGAACTAGCCATCAGTGGCAGAGCGAATTTTATTATTAGTGGAGATAAATATCTATTGATACTTAACCCATTTTGGTCAATACAAATACAATCTGTTGAGCAGTTTTTACAAAATATAGACTATGATTCACCATAA
- a CDS encoding methyltransferase type 11, protein MTENVVQEYGWSTAQGPHSCDYIAPEVLKILENLKGKRILDLGAGNGALCSLLASSGYDVVGVEYDMQGVEIAKKTYPSIPFYKFGVQDNPADLLKYEEPFDVVVSTEVIEHLFSPHLLPRFAADVLKEGGHIILSTPYHGYLKNFALSLLNAWDKHHTPLWHGGHIKFWSKYTLSQLLIKNGFTVVGFSGVGRLPYLWKSMILIGKKVA, encoded by the coding sequence ATGACTGAAAATGTTGTTCAAGAATATGGATGGTCTACAGCTCAAGGGCCACACTCATGTGATTACATTGCTCCAGAAGTATTAAAAATTCTAGAAAATCTTAAAGGAAAACGGATACTAGACCTTGGTGCTGGTAATGGTGCATTGTGCTCCCTGCTTGCTTCTTCAGGTTATGATGTAGTAGGTGTTGAGTATGATATGCAAGGCGTTGAAATAGCAAAGAAGACATATCCATCAATTCCATTTTATAAATTTGGGGTACAAGACAATCCAGCAGATTTATTAAAATATGAAGAACCATTCGACGTAGTTGTATCTACGGAAGTGATTGAGCATCTATTTTCTCCTCATCTTCTACCAAGGTTTGCTGCTGACGTATTAAAGGAGGGAGGTCATATCATTCTTTCAACTCCTTATCATGGCTACTTGAAAAATTTTGCTCTTTCGCTCTTAAATGCATGGGACAAGCATCACACACCTCTCTGGCATGGCGGACATATTAAGTTTTGGAGCAAATATACACTCTCCCAGCTTTTAATTAAAAATGGTTTTACAGTGGTAGGATTTTCAGGGGTTGGACGGTTACCGTACTTGTGGAAAAGTATGATACTTATCGGGAAAAAAGTAGCCTGA
- the aspS gene encoding aspartyl-tRNA synthetase produces the protein MRTHYCGDLRSEHIDQTVTLYGWVDRRRDHGGVIFIDLRDRTGIIQIVSDPQRTPDSYKDADASRSEYVVKIVGKVSARQEGAKNPRLGTGEVEIYADSIEILNSVHKQLPILVSSSADGDQVKEDLRLKYRYLDLRREAMANNLKLRHNVVKAMRRFLEDDENFMEVETPILTRSTPEGARDYLVPSRVNAGDWYALPQSPQLFKQLLMVAGCDRYYQIARCFRDEDLRADRQPEFTQLDMEMSFMSFDEIIDLNERLICRIFKDAQGIDLPRPFPRITYADSMEKYGCDRPDTRFGLELVNVSDIVKDMGFKVFSGAVQSGGQVKVLPIPNGNDAISNVRIKPGGDLFNAAVEMGAKGLAFIRVRDNGEIDTIGAIKDNLSEAQKAELLQRTGAESGTLLLFGAGATDIVNKSLDRVRQMVGAEMGLIDDNQLNFVWVTDFPMFEYNADEKRLEALHHPFTAPNPEDIEDLATARALAYDIILNGIEIGGGSLRIYQRDVQEKVFSTIGLSDEEAKEKFGFLLEAFEYGTPPHGGIAYGLDRLVMLMAKEESIRDVIAFPKTQQASCVLTDAPSSVDAKQLKELYVASTAPEKD, from the coding sequence ATGCGTACTCATTACTGCGGGGATTTGCGCTCCGAGCACATTGACCAGACCGTGACCCTGTATGGTTGGGTCGATCGCCGTCGGGATCATGGGGGCGTTATCTTCATCGATCTACGCGATCGCACTGGCATTATCCAGATCGTCAGTGACCCCCAGCGGACGCCCGACTCCTACAAAGATGCCGATGCCAGCCGCAGTGAGTATGTCGTAAAAATTGTCGGCAAGGTCAGCGCCCGCCAGGAAGGGGCCAAAAATCCCCGTTTAGGTACAGGCGAAGTCGAAATTTACGCTGATTCTATCGAAATTCTCAACAGCGTTCATAAACAATTGCCGATCCTCGTCTCCAGCAGCGCCGATGGTGATCAGGTCAAAGAAGATCTGCGCCTGAAATACCGTTACCTCGATTTGCGGCGGGAAGCGATGGCGAACAACCTGAAACTACGCCACAACGTCGTCAAAGCCATGCGTCGCTTCCTGGAAGATGACGAAAATTTCATGGAAGTGGAAACCCCGATCCTCACCCGTTCCACCCCCGAAGGAGCGCGGGATTATCTCGTTCCCTCCCGGGTCAATGCTGGGGACTGGTATGCTCTGCCCCAATCACCCCAGCTCTTTAAGCAATTGCTGATGGTGGCGGGGTGCGATCGCTACTACCAGATCGCCCGTTGTTTCCGCGATGAAGATCTCCGCGCCGATCGCCAACCAGAATTTACCCAATTGGATATGGAGATGAGCTTCATGTCCTTTGATGAAATTATCGACCTCAACGAACGGCTGATCTGTCGCATTTTCAAGGATGCCCAAGGCATTGACCTGCCCCGGCCCTTCCCCCGCATCACCTACGCCGACTCCATGGAAAAATACGGCTGCGATCGCCCCGATACCCGTTTCGGCCTAGAACTCGTGAATGTCTCCGATATCGTCAAGGATATGGGCTTCAAAGTCTTCTCCGGTGCAGTCCAGAGCGGCGGACAGGTGAAAGTGCTGCCCATCCCCAACGGTAACGATGCCATCTCCAATGTGCGCATCAAACCCGGTGGCGATCTCTTCAATGCCGCGGTGGAAATGGGCGCAAAAGGTCTGGCTTTTATCCGCGTGCGGGACAATGGCGAAATCGATACCATCGGCGCGATCAAAGACAACCTCAGCGAAGCCCAAAAAGCGGAACTCCTCCAACGCACAGGCGCAGAATCCGGTACGCTGCTCCTCTTTGGCGCAGGGGCCACAGATATTGTGAACAAATCCCTTGATCGCGTGCGGCAGATGGTCGGCGCAGAGATGGGCTTAATCGATGACAATCAACTGAATTTCGTCTGGGTAACCGACTTCCCGATGTTCGAGTACAATGCCGACGAAAAACGTCTCGAAGCCCTGCATCACCCTTTCACTGCCCCCAACCCCGAAGACATTGAGGATCTCGCCACCGCCCGCGCCCTCGCCTACGACATTATCTTAAATGGCATCGAGATCGGTGGCGGTAGTCTACGGATTTACCAGCGCGACGTGCAAGAAAAAGTATTTAGCACTATTGGTCTGTCCGACGAAGAAGCCAAGGAAAAATTCGGGTTCCTACTCGAAGCCTTTGAATATGGCACGCCGCCCCACGGTGGGATTGCCTACGGTTTAGATCGTCTGGTGATGCTGATGGCCAAAGAAGAATCGATCCGTGATGTGATTGCCTTCCCCAAAACTCAACAAGCCAGTTGTGTGCTGACTGATGCGCCGTCTTCGGTTGATGCGAAACAACTGAAAGAACTTTATGTTGCTTCCACTGCCCCAGAAAAAGATTAG
- a CDS encoding AhpC/TSA family protein: protein MSLRLGDVAPNFTQDSTIGEIDFYDWAGDSWVVLFSHPADFTPVCTTELGEVARLKGEFEKRNAKVIALSVDDTESHNSWVGDIDETQGCAVNYPILSDADQKVAQLYDMIHPNANPKVTVRTVFVIDPARKVRLTITYPPSTGRNFQEIIRVLDSLQLTDNYSVATPVNWQDGEDVVVSPAISTEDAQVKFPKGVKEIKPYLRMTPQPNK from the coding sequence ATGTCTCTTAGATTAGGTGATGTGGCCCCCAACTTTACCCAAGATTCCACCATCGGCGAAATTGATTTCTATGATTGGGCGGGAGATAGCTGGGTAGTGTTGTTTTCTCACCCCGCTGACTTTACCCCCGTTTGCACCACAGAACTCGGGGAAGTCGCCCGGCTCAAGGGAGAATTTGAAAAGCGCAATGCAAAAGTAATTGCCCTCAGTGTGGACGATACTGAATCCCACAATAGCTGGGTAGGGGATATCGACGAAACCCAAGGTTGCGCGGTGAATTACCCCATTTTGTCCGATGCGGACCAAAAGGTGGCCCAGCTCTATGACATGATCCATCCCAATGCCAACCCCAAGGTGACGGTGCGGACGGTATTCGTGATCGACCCGGCGCGGAAAGTGCGTTTAACCATTACCTATCCCCCCAGCACAGGTCGCAACTTCCAGGAAATCATCCGGGTGTTAGATTCGTTGCAACTGACCGATAACTACAGTGTGGCCACTCCTGTGAATTGGCAAGATGGCGAGGATGTGGTCGTTTCGCCGGCGATTTCCACTGAGGATGCACAGGTGAAGTTTCCCAAAGGTGTTAAGGAAATCAAGCCCTATCTACGCATGACGCCCCAGCCCAATAAGTAG
- the psbU gene encoding photosystem II 12 kDa extrinsic protein PsbU — MSRVVRALMGLVLIISCAFFSVQPQAQALDLSRGFVSAAVLGERVNPADQVLETEYGKKIDLNNANVRLFREVRGFYPTLAKLIVNNGPYESVEDVLNIPDLSESQVAKLQANLDRFTVTPPSDVFLDGDERLNNGNY, encoded by the coding sequence ATGAGTAGAGTTGTGCGTGCATTAATGGGGCTCGTCCTCATAATCAGTTGTGCGTTCTTCAGCGTCCAACCCCAAGCCCAAGCCCTCGATCTAAGTCGTGGCTTCGTTTCTGCAGCCGTACTCGGCGAGCGGGTCAACCCGGCAGACCAGGTACTGGAAACGGAATACGGGAAAAAAATCGACCTCAACAATGCCAACGTTCGCCTCTTCCGTGAGGTGCGCGGTTTTTACCCCACTTTGGCAAAGCTGATCGTTAATAACGGTCCCTACGAATCTGTGGAAGATGTGCTGAACATCCCCGATTTGTCTGAAAGCCAAGTGGCGAAGTTGCAGGCAAACCTAGACCGATTCACCGTAACACCTCCCTCTGATGTGTTCTTGGATGGGGACGAGCGTCTTAACAACGGTAATTATTAG
- a CDS encoding hypothetical protein (conserved hypothetical protein) produces MKESDLRRLAEQGNPQAIAQILKSLFAPYQIRVIVKRVADKHLKIQLEGFSTPDEAIAKQLLSPWQQLWEKTITETFTVEGIRFGEVAPDWEWTMIKGLLSPAERELSSDAFVVQAPPQKAALRDDDLTLKLRRILSPYLWSIKVTPSDRALVIKLTVIDERDRQEYAQIVWQALQNLPLEAVDKIYLNVYHRAQRCYLLKTCFPLHSQDPPAIEKSAKYRSLQPGTARALAIGGLLGLVLFLLPPSRFILDTFLTFLHEIGHAIAYWSFGYPAVPSFDFIFGGGITLALGRATIILLLLYGGLAYLAWYYRHNQSTLIFLGGLTSSQILLLLIGWDQALIIAMGHLFEIGAVFICLYFALGRYFCRGPGEQTLYSMLASFSFLQNSAFFGQLVTSETFRIAYRVGKGGLIDHDLVQLSQNLLPLSLPTLAGCFFLLSLFAPVLAFLTFRWESRWIQAFYRLCQPLP; encoded by the coding sequence GTGAAAGAGTCGGATTTGCGTCGGTTGGCAGAACAAGGAAATCCCCAGGCGATCGCCCAAATTTTAAAGTCATTATTTGCGCCGTACCAGATCCGCGTCATCGTCAAACGGGTGGCGGATAAACATCTAAAAATTCAACTAGAAGGTTTTTCGACCCCCGATGAGGCGATCGCCAAGCAGCTTCTTTCCCCCTGGCAACAGCTTTGGGAAAAGACAATCACCGAAACCTTTACCGTCGAAGGCATTCGCTTTGGGGAAGTCGCCCCCGATTGGGAATGGACGATGATCAAAGGCTTGCTTTCTCCCGCTGAACGGGAACTATCCTCAGACGCCTTTGTGGTTCAGGCGCCACCCCAAAAAGCGGCCCTCAGGGATGACGATCTGACCCTCAAACTGCGGCGAATCCTTTCTCCCTATCTGTGGAGCATTAAGGTTACCCCCTCTGACCGGGCCCTGGTGATCAAGCTGACGGTGATCGATGAGCGCGATCGCCAAGAATATGCACAAATTGTTTGGCAAGCCCTCCAAAATCTGCCCTTAGAAGCTGTCGATAAGATTTATCTCAACGTCTACCACCGTGCCCAACGGTGCTACCTGCTGAAAACCTGCTTCCCCCTCCACAGCCAAGACCCCCCTGCCATCGAAAAATCTGCCAAATATCGCTCTCTCCAACCGGGCACAGCTAGAGCTCTCGCCATTGGTGGCCTGCTGGGCTTAGTCTTGTTTTTGCTACCCCCCAGTCGCTTTATTCTCGATACTTTTCTGACGTTTCTCCATGAAATCGGCCATGCGATCGCCTACTGGAGTTTTGGCTATCCCGCCGTGCCCAGTTTTGACTTTATCTTCGGGGGCGGCATCACCCTTGCCCTTGGTCGCGCCACCATTATCCTTTTACTTCTCTATGGCGGCCTCGCCTACCTCGCTTGGTACTACCGCCATAATCAGAGCACCCTGATCTTTTTGGGGGGGTTAACCAGCAGCCAAATCCTGTTGTTGCTGATCGGTTGGGATCAAGCGCTCATTATCGCCATGGGTCACCTCTTTGAAATTGGCGCAGTTTTCATTTGCCTCTATTTCGCCTTGGGCCGGTACTTTTGCCGTGGCCCCGGGGAACAAACCCTGTACAGCATGTTGGCTAGCTTCAGCTTCTTACAAAATTCCGCCTTTTTCGGGCAGCTTGTCACCAGTGAAACTTTCCGTATCGCTTATCGTGTTGGCAAAGGGGGCCTCATCGACCATGACCTTGTCCAATTGAGCCAAAACCTTCTCCCTCTCAGTCTCCCTACCCTCGCCGGTTGTTTTTTCCTATTGAGCCTCTTCGCCCCCGTGTTAGCCTTTCTGACTTTCCGTTGGGAATCGCGCTGGATTCAGGCTTTTTATCGCCTCTGCCAGCCATTGCCCTAG
- the rpe gene encoding ribulose-phosphate 3-epimerase translates to MTDKKIVVSPSILSADFSRLGEDIKAVDEAGADWIHVDVMDGRFVPNITIGPLIVEAIRPYTKKPLDVHLMIVEPEKYVANFAKAGADIISVHAEHNASPHLHRTLCQIRELGKKSGVVLNPSTPLDIIEHVLDVCDLILIMSVNPGFGGQSFIPSMVQKIEKLRAMCDERGLDPWIEVDGGIKPSNAWQVIDAGANAIVAGSAVFGAPDYAEAIEGIRNSKKPAAVAA, encoded by the coding sequence ATGACTGACAAAAAAATTGTTGTTTCTCCGTCTATCCTTTCAGCGGATTTTAGCCGCCTTGGTGAAGATATTAAAGCCGTTGATGAAGCTGGGGCGGACTGGATTCATGTCGATGTCATGGATGGTCGTTTTGTGCCGAACATCACCATCGGGCCGTTAATTGTTGAAGCGATTCGTCCCTACACCAAAAAGCCTTTGGATGTGCACTTGATGATTGTTGAGCCTGAGAAATATGTCGCAAATTTTGCGAAAGCTGGCGCCGATATTATCTCTGTCCATGCCGAGCACAATGCTTCTCCCCACCTCCACCGCACCCTCTGCCAAATTCGCGAGCTGGGCAAAAAGTCTGGGGTTGTACTCAATCCTTCTACCCCCCTCGACATCATTGAGCACGTGCTGGATGTGTGTGACCTGATTCTGATCATGAGTGTGAACCCCGGCTTCGGTGGCCAAAGCTTTATTCCTTCCATGGTGCAAAAAATCGAAAAGCTCCGGGCCATGTGTGATGAGCGCGGCTTAGATCCTTGGATCGAAGTCGATGGCGGCATCAAGCCTTCTAATGCTTGGCAGGTCATCGATGCGGGCGCTAATGCGATCGTGGCCGGTTCTGCGGTCTTCGGTGCGCCTGATTATGCTGAGGCGATCGAAGGGATTCGTAACAGCAAAAAGCCGGCAGCGGTAGCGGCTTAG